A section of the Syntrophobacterales bacterium genome encodes:
- a CDS encoding CpsD/CapB family tyrosine-protein kinase, whose product MSKIYDALENARKEGAKIAESVSSPTVALPVYSEQSPVDIDMEQEMVTLYQMITVSLPDIDHPSILFIGSCSNEGASTVAQELAKMVSLRLGKTVLLIDFDRSHPAHHIYANIQPEKHLETAETGDLIKNTLCRVEDSSLYVMPLFLKTMATTRTIDSARGYGFWEPLKERFDLIIVDSPPGTMFPDGAGLASQVDGVILVVEAEKTRWQIVLSVKEKIIKSGGNLLGVVFNKRRLHIPQWLYNRL is encoded by the coding sequence ATGAGTAAGATTTATGACGCTCTCGAAAACGCCAGGAAGGAAGGTGCAAAGATTGCAGAGTCTGTATCCTCCCCCACAGTCGCCCTGCCTGTGTATTCTGAGCAGAGTCCAGTCGATATTGATATGGAACAGGAAATGGTGACACTGTATCAGATGATTACCGTTTCGCTCCCCGATATCGACCATCCTTCAATTCTCTTCATTGGGTCTTGCTCCAATGAAGGTGCCTCAACCGTGGCTCAAGAGTTGGCAAAAATGGTTTCATTGCGATTGGGGAAGACCGTGCTTCTCATAGATTTCGACAGGAGCCATCCGGCGCACCATATTTACGCAAATATACAGCCCGAAAAACATCTTGAGACCGCTGAAACCGGCGATCTGATCAAGAATACGCTCTGCAGGGTAGAAGATAGCAGTCTTTACGTGATGCCCCTTTTTCTTAAGACTATGGCAACGACCAGGACCATTGATTCAGCCAGAGGGTACGGGTTTTGGGAACCGTTGAAAGAGAGGTTTGACTTGATCATTGTCGATTCTCCTCCGGGCACAATGTTTCCTGATGGCGCCGGGCTTGCTTCTCAAGTAGACGGGGTTATCCTTGTTGTTGAGGCAGAGAAAACACGTTGGCAAATTGTTCTAAGTGTGAAGGAAAAAATTATCAAGAGTGGCGGCAACCTTCTTGGCGTTGTATTTAACAAGAGGCGGTTACATATACCTCAGTGGTTATATAATAGACTGTAA
- a CDS encoding Gfo/Idh/MocA family oxidoreductase: MIKIGVIGYGYWGPNIVRNFNGIDGTRVVSVCDKNPDALTKVNKTYPTIKTISDPDEMLTSPEIDAVAVITPVFMHFDFAKKALQNGKHVFVEKPFTSTAAQARELIDIAEKRNLKIMVDHTFLFTGAVKKIKQFIDEQALGNVHYFDSMRVNLGLFQHDVNVVWDLAPHDFSVMDYLMEEKPVALAATGQTHYGEFEDVAYVTVYFENNLIAHFNVNWLSPVKIRMTLIGGDKKMLVWNDLENDEKIKIYDKGVDVKMRESVYDLLVSYRSGDVWAPKVPQTEALKLEAEYFVDCIENNKTPINDGLAGLRVVNMLEAANMSIKEKGKLINL; this comes from the coding sequence ATGATTAAAATTGGTGTTATTGGATATGGGTACTGGGGGCCAAATATAGTAAGAAATTTCAACGGTATTGATGGGACCCGGGTTGTTTCGGTATGCGATAAGAACCCTGATGCGCTCACGAAAGTGAACAAGACATATCCGACCATTAAGACTATCTCTGACCCCGATGAAATGTTGACATCTCCGGAAATTGACGCTGTGGCCGTCATTACACCAGTGTTTATGCACTTTGATTTTGCGAAAAAAGCACTTCAAAACGGCAAACATGTTTTTGTGGAAAAACCTTTTACCTCGACGGCGGCACAAGCCAGGGAGCTTATTGACATAGCGGAGAAAAGAAATCTCAAAATCATGGTGGATCACACATTTCTTTTTACCGGGGCGGTAAAAAAAATCAAACAGTTTATTGATGAGCAGGCATTGGGCAATGTGCATTATTTTGATTCTATGAGGGTAAATCTGGGCCTATTTCAGCATGATGTCAACGTAGTATGGGACTTGGCTCCTCATGATTTCTCTGTCATGGATTATCTGATGGAAGAGAAACCTGTAGCTCTTGCTGCCACGGGCCAGACTCATTATGGTGAATTTGAAGACGTTGCGTATGTGACAGTCTATTTTGAAAATAACCTAATTGCCCATTTCAATGTAAATTGGCTGTCACCAGTTAAGATAAGAATGACTCTTATTGGCGGAGATAAAAAAATGCTTGTTTGGAATGATTTGGAAAATGACGAAAAGATAAAGATATACGATAAAGGGGTAGACGTAAAGATGCGCGAAAGCGTGTATGATTTGTTGGTAAGTTACCGTTCCGGTGATGTATGGGCCCCTAAGGTACCTCAAACCGAAGCGTTAAAACTTGAAGCGGAATATTTTGTGGACTGTATTGAAAATAACAAAACCCCGATAAACGATGGCTTGGCAGGTCTAAGAGTGGTCAACATGCTTGAAGCTGCCAATATGTCGATTAAAGAAAAAGGAAAGTTGATCAACCTTTGA
- a CDS encoding DegT/DnrJ/EryC1/StrS family aminotransferase — MNVPFLDLKAQYLSIQDDIKSAMQEVLEKTAFAGGPFVSQFEKDFAEFCGCREAVGVGSGTDALWVALLGLGIGPGDEVITVPDTFIATAEAISYCGAKPVFVDVEEQSYNMDPSLLEAAITTKTKAIIPVHIFGQTADMDPILEIAKKYNLFVVEDACQAHGSLYKGKPAGSMGNAGCFSFYPGKNLGAYGEAGAVVTNNPELADKMKMFRDHGQAKKYYHGMIGWNARMDGFQGAILGVKLKHLSPWNDSRRRNAAKYSELLSGLGDIVVPKEMSYARHVYHIYAIRVKNRDAFMNSLVEKGVNCGIHYPVPVHLQEAYSSLGLKKGSFPVAEKCADEFVSLPMFAELTDEQIEYVADTVKSIL, encoded by the coding sequence ATGAACGTCCCTTTTCTTGATCTTAAAGCTCAGTACCTGTCCATTCAGGATGATATTAAATCAGCGATGCAGGAAGTCTTGGAAAAGACGGCATTTGCCGGTGGGCCATTTGTTAGTCAGTTTGAAAAAGATTTTGCAGAATTTTGTGGTTGCAGGGAGGCTGTCGGCGTGGGCAGCGGTACCGATGCTCTCTGGGTCGCGTTGCTTGGACTTGGTATAGGACCTGGAGATGAGGTAATAACGGTTCCTGATACCTTTATCGCTACGGCAGAAGCAATAAGTTATTGCGGAGCCAAGCCCGTCTTCGTGGATGTTGAAGAACAGTCTTACAACATGGATCCTTCGCTGCTCGAGGCAGCCATAACAACTAAAACAAAAGCCATAATTCCCGTCCACATCTTCGGACAAACAGCGGATATGGATCCGATTCTTGAGATCGCAAAGAAATATAATCTCTTCGTAGTGGAGGACGCATGTCAGGCCCACGGTTCCTTGTATAAAGGCAAACCTGCGGGATCAATGGGAAATGCAGGTTGTTTCAGCTTCTATCCCGGCAAAAATCTTGGGGCATACGGAGAGGCTGGTGCGGTAGTTACAAACAACCCCGAATTGGCGGATAAAATGAAGATGTTTCGTGATCATGGACAGGCAAAGAAGTATTATCATGGGATGATTGGCTGGAATGCCAGGATGGATGGATTCCAAGGAGCAATCCTTGGGGTGAAACTCAAACATCTCTCTCCATGGAATGATTCCCGCAGAAGGAATGCTGCGAAATACAGCGAACTTCTGAGTGGGCTTGGAGATATAGTAGTACCTAAAGAGATGTCATATGCCAGACATGTATATCATATATATGCCATCAGAGTGAAAAACCGCGATGCATTTATGAATAGTCTTGTCGAAAAAGGCGTCAACTGCGGAATTCATTACCCGGTTCCAGTACATCTTCAGGAAGCATACAGTTCGCTTGGACTTAAAAAGGGAAGTTTTCCAGTTGCTGAAAAGTGTGCTGACGAGTTTGTTTCCCTGCCCATGTTTGCAGAACTGACCGACGAACAGATCGAATATGTTGCTGACACGGTAAAGAGCATCCTGTAA
- a CDS encoding sugar transferase translates to MLRLESKRTERTRTPFLLLFLDLQHFHVGAERKEVAKKVSDVLFSLTREIDIKGWYKYDRVIGAIFVELGSIDNVLLQTQTEIAEKLYRGLSECIDHSRLDKISMSWHVFPDTFNGLSADILLDSNGPASLLVDRRGKRFPLLLKRMVDVIISFLVIILLSPTFLGLAILVKLSSKGPVFFRQQRIGLLGKKFVFYKFRSMQEDNDPAVHKEYVKNLIAAGKDGSSLEEHKSNVFKIKNDPRVTRFGRFLRKTSLDELPQFFNVLKGDMSVVGPRPPIPYECESYDIWHRKRVLLMKPGITGLWQVKGRSSTTFDEMVRMDIKYVREWSLWLDFKIMIQTPFAVLLCKGAY, encoded by the coding sequence ATGTTACGCCTTGAATCAAAGAGGACCGAGCGAACGAGAACCCCTTTTCTGCTGCTCTTCCTTGATCTCCAACATTTTCATGTAGGAGCTGAAAGAAAAGAGGTTGCGAAGAAGGTAAGCGATGTCCTATTCTCTTTGACGAGAGAGATTGACATAAAGGGTTGGTATAAATATGACCGTGTAATTGGAGCCATCTTTGTTGAATTAGGCAGTATCGATAATGTTTTACTGCAAACACAGACAGAGATAGCGGAAAAACTTTACAGAGGTTTAAGTGAGTGCATTGACCACAGTCGACTAGATAAGATATCAATGTCATGGCATGTCTTTCCTGACACGTTCAACGGTCTGAGTGCGGACATCCTGCTTGATTCCAATGGACCGGCAAGTCTTTTGGTGGACAGACGGGGAAAACGGTTCCCATTGCTCCTGAAGAGAATGGTAGACGTAATTATTAGCTTTCTCGTAATAATACTATTGTCGCCCACATTTCTCGGACTTGCTATACTGGTCAAACTTTCCTCCAAAGGTCCCGTATTTTTCAGACAGCAGCGAATTGGTTTGTTGGGAAAGAAGTTTGTATTCTATAAATTTAGATCAATGCAGGAAGATAACGACCCGGCTGTCCATAAGGAATATGTTAAGAATCTGATAGCCGCAGGGAAAGACGGTAGTAGTCTTGAGGAACATAAAAGTAATGTCTTTAAAATCAAAAATGATCCGCGTGTAACGCGTTTCGGCAGATTCCTCAGAAAGACAAGTCTTGATGAACTTCCTCAATTCTTTAATGTATTGAAAGGTGATATGTCCGTCGTAGGACCAAGGCCACCCATTCCATACGAGTGTGAAAGCTACGATATCTGGCATCGAAAGAGAGTGCTTTTGATGAAACCTGGAATTACAGGGTTGTGGCAGGTGAAGGGCCGAAGTTCGACGACATTCGATGAGATGGTGCGCATGGATATCAAATATGTCAGAGAATGGTCTCTATGGTTAGATTTCAAAATTATGATTCAAACCCCCTTCGCTGTTTTGTTGTGTAAAGGAGCCTATTAA
- a CDS encoding AAA family ATPase, whose translation MAGIIYGIEEKKGFVAVTGAVGVGKTTILRYYLEKANKNHLKIIYIFNARLTFEGLVRTIYEELGIQTEGNDVLEMVNRLYGILIEEYKQGNTVVIVIDEAQNMPVDTLEDLRMLSNLETSKDKLIQIVLVGQPEFEHELALDRLRQLRQRLAIRTTILPLTKQESLDYIRFRLIKAGSNGGPVFTNAALKIIVKKAKGIPRVINILCDNALITGFGYQRKPVTAKIVREVADGLAGSKPTSFLWWWILCVVILASTLLGIIWLLPEEKSVQGKTIMSLHERKKLEIEVKEAKQVVAPADEHEGASIAEAKEVASSSPSRDGSTIKKIIVQGDTLTKLSLKMYGYVDDDLVRWVQKNNQHISDPDIIPVGITVTFPKLSIKKAAEQ comes from the coding sequence ATGGCGGGTATAATATACGGGATAGAAGAGAAGAAGGGCTTTGTCGCTGTCACCGGGGCTGTAGGGGTAGGTAAGACGACTATACTGAGATACTACTTAGAGAAGGCCAACAAAAATCATCTCAAGATAATCTATATTTTCAACGCACGGCTTACTTTTGAGGGTCTGGTTAGAACTATTTATGAAGAGTTGGGCATCCAGACTGAAGGCAATGATGTGCTGGAAATGGTCAATCGGCTGTATGGGATTCTAATTGAAGAATACAAACAAGGTAACACCGTGGTCATAGTGATTGATGAGGCGCAAAATATGCCCGTTGATACATTAGAGGATCTGCGCATGTTATCGAACCTGGAAACATCCAAGGATAAATTGATCCAGATTGTGCTGGTCGGGCAGCCTGAATTCGAACATGAGCTTGCCCTCGACAGATTGAGGCAACTAAGGCAGAGGCTGGCCATTAGAACGACAATCCTGCCTCTCACAAAACAAGAAAGCCTTGACTATATCAGATTTAGACTGATTAAAGCAGGCTCCAACGGCGGACCCGTTTTTACCAATGCAGCCCTGAAGATAATCGTCAAGAAGGCAAAGGGTATTCCAAGGGTGATCAATATTTTATGTGATAATGCCCTTATTACTGGATTCGGCTATCAGCGAAAGCCTGTAACGGCGAAGATTGTAAGAGAGGTTGCCGACGGCCTTGCTGGTTCCAAGCCTACCTCGTTTTTGTGGTGGTGGATTCTTTGCGTGGTGATTCTAGCATCAACCCTGCTCGGAATTATATGGTTACTGCCCGAGGAAAAATCAGTTCAAGGCAAAACAATAATGTCGCTCCATGAAAGAAAGAAGCTAGAGATTGAAGTTAAGGAAGCGAAGCAGGTTGTTGCTCCGGCCGATGAACATGAAGGGGCCTCAATAGCAGAAGCGAAGGAGGTTGCCTCGTCCTCTCCGTCCAGAGATGGATCTACCATAAAAAAGATTATCGTCCAGGGAGACACACTGACAAAACTTTCTTTGAAAATGTATGGCTACGTGGATGACGACCTTGTGCGATGGGTACAGAAGAATAATCAGCATATTTCCGATCCTGATATTATCCCTGTAGGGATCACGGTGACTTTTCCTAAACTGTCTATCAAGAAGGCAGCAGAACAGTAA